In one window of Mobula hypostoma chromosome 1, sMobHyp1.1, whole genome shotgun sequence DNA:
- the polr2k gene encoding DNA-directed RNA polymerases I, II, and III subunit RPABC4, with amino-acid sequence MKMDTQKDLQPPKQQPMVYICGECHTENEIKARDPIRCRECGYRIMYKKRTKRLVVFDAR; translated from the exons ATGAAAATGGATACCCAGAAGGACTTGCAGCCTCCAAAGCAACAACCTATGGTCTACATTTGTGGAG AGTGTCACACTGAAAATGAAATTAAAGCAAGAGATCCGATCCGATGCCGAGAATGTGGTTACAGAATAATGTACAAGAAGAGAACAAAGAGAT TGGTTGTTTTTGATGCCCGATGA